In Ostrea edulis chromosome 4, xbOstEdul1.1, whole genome shotgun sequence, a single window of DNA contains:
- the LOC125670090 gene encoding uncharacterized protein LOC125670090 isoform X2 — MQEEGPSSTNSDPTSRKTKPGRNIKIGIIVLFLMSVGLHVQFLISYLKENNADPNPTLLKAPESLKGLRDESESNGGRCLLTIEYDKNIKAFDTFDNGSCTPSGYEGGAMPSCICAKRVSENETSKLKAYKCKDCIDDFPPCQNGGTRKKCERCHLKETECGKCECPTGNYTGRYCHLPEKLECVKCEKTCSSLSTCNSNYTHPCRYSFKSTVLKCSKPESGDIIDCASMFNSPEPPPLNRNEFKGSDRYTVMNSSQSAPLTCSREVNIVYLVLDWVVFIVMCLHIVYKTCNINKSCNKISDDKIKRIYWVYILSVVLLIVIPPIVHCVSCCSITCNSLEKALPFVKASLLAIVLFLLCFHVGEHSSSGDEQGTENGETLLQR; from the exons GGACTACATGTACAGTTTTTGATCAGCTACTTAAAGGAGAATAATGCTGATCCGAATCCCACTTTACTTAAAGCTCCTGAATCACTGAAAGGCTTAAGAGATGAATCAG AGTCAAATGGAGGTCGCTGTCTCCTAACGATTGAATATGACAAGAACATTAAAG CCTTTGACACCTTTGACAACGGTTCCTGCACTCCTTCCGGATATGAAG GTGGAGCTATGCCGAGTTGTATCTGTGCTAAACGAGTCAGTGAAAATGAGACCAGCAAGCTGAAGGCTTATAAAT GTAAAGACTGTATCGACGACTTTCCTCCCTGTCAGAATGGAGGAACACGGAAAAAATGTGAAAGATGTCATCTGAAGGAGACAGAGTGTGGGAAGTGTGAATGCCCAACAG GTAATTACACCGGAAGGTACTGTCATCTCCCAGAG AAACTGGAATGTGTGAAATGTGAAAAGACATGTTCCTCGTTGTCGACATGCAATAGCAATTACACACACCCGTGTCGATACAGTTTCAAGTCAACAGTTTTGAAATGCTCCAAACCAG AGAGTGGGGACATAATAGACTGCGCATCAATGTTCAATTCACCAGAACCTCCACCTCTTaacagaaatgaattcaaaggATCAGATAGATACACAGTGATGAATTCTTCACAGAGTGCCCCTCTCACATGTTCACGTGAAGTTAATATTGTCTATCTTGTGTTAGACTGGGTGGTTTTCATTGTGATGTGTTTGCACATCGtctacaaaacatgcaatataaataaatcttgCAACAAGATATCCGACGACAAAATCAAAAGGATATACTGGGTGTATATTTTATCTG TTGTGCTGCTGATTGTTATTCCACCCATCGTACACTGTGTCTCGTGCTGTTCCATCACGTGCAATTCTCTGGAGAAAGCACTTCCGTTCGTAAAAGCATCTTTACTTGCGATTGTgttatttttattatgttttcatGTTGGAGAACATTCGAGTAGTGGAGACGAACAAGGTACGGAAAACGGAGAGACGCTATTGCAGCGATGA